From a region of the Narcine bancroftii isolate sNarBan1 chromosome 5, sNarBan1.hap1, whole genome shotgun sequence genome:
- the LOC138764113 gene encoding hyaluronidase-2-like, whose translation MGQRAGSFDRTVAYVLALLATTARLQELKQTTDFGKKSFVIVWNAPTHDCLRYSVSLNLKMFDIVSSPNEGFYDQQLTIFYKERLGKYPYFRGQTPIHGGVPQNSSLLLHLDGVKRDITRYMRSWDSKGLAVIDWEEWRPLWIRNWKSKQIYRNSSLLLVSERHPDWSQADISRQAQFEFEQSAQRFMVRTLQEARNIRPHSLWGFYLFPDCYNHDYKNNAVNYTGRCPDVEVSRNDLLTWLWRNSTAIYPSIYLDRSLRSSPRGSKFVRSRVKEALRVSQLHSVDYSLPVFVYSRPTYSYTVELLTEHDLVTTIGESAALGAAGVIFWGDTDYSNSAEHCRMMKSYLRGAFGRYLLNVTTAAKYCSTFLCGGHGRCERRDSEADTYLHLSPDSFQIKERADEAEVQGTDLHVIGTFTPRDESRFQEHFRCRCFRGWFGRQCNLGKNVGPGTLPSTLTLLLSLLSLAM comes from the exons ATGGGCCAGAGAGCAGGCTCTTTCGACAGGACAGTGGCCTATGTGCTGGCGCTCCTGGCCACCACggccaggctccaggaactgaaGCAAACGACGGATTTTGGCAAGAAATCTTTTGTGATTGTGTGGAATGCTCCAACCCACGATTGCTTACGCTACTCTGTCTCGCTCAACCTGAAAATGTTTGACATTGTTTCCTCGCCCAATGAAGGCTTCTACGACCAGCAGCTAACCATCTTTTACAAGGAGCGTTTGGGGAAATACCCCTACTTTCGTGGACAGACCCCCATCCATGGGGGTGTGCCGCAGAACAGCagcctgctcctgcacctggacGGGGTAAAGAGGGATATCACACGCTACATGCGATCATGGGACAGCAAAGGCCTGGCAGTGATCGACTGGGAGGAGTGGAGGCCGCTTTGGATccggaactggaagagcaaacaGATTTATCGCAACAGCTCACTGCTGCTAGTGTCGGAGCGACATCCGGACTGGTCGCAGGCTGACATCAGCAGGCAGGCCCAGTTTGAGTTTGAGCAATCCGCGCAGAGGTTCATGGTGAGGACATTGCAGGAAGCCAGGAACATTCGTCCACACAGCCTCTGGGGGTTCTACCTCTTCCCCGACTGTTATAACCATGACTACAAGAACAATGCAGTGAATTACACAGGCCGCTGCCCTGACGTGGAGGTTTCCCGCAATGACCTGCTGACTTGGCTCTGGAGGAACAGTACAGCCATTTACCCCTCCATCTACCTGGATCGTTCGCTCCGCTCCTCACCCAGAGGCAGCAAGTTCGTCCGCTCCCGCGTGAAAGAAGCTCTCCGCGTCTCCCAGCTCCACAGTGTCGACTACTCTCTGCCCGTTTTTGTGTACTCACGACCCACCTACAGCTATACCGTTGAGCTGCTGACAGAG CATGACCTGGTGACCACCATCGGCGAATCAGCAGCACTGGGGGCAGCCGGGGTAATCTTCTGGGGTGATACCGACTACAGTAACAGTGCG GAACATTGCAGGATGATGAAGAGTTACCTCAGGGGGGCCTTTGGCCGTTACCTGTTGAATGTCACCACGGCGGCCAAGTACTGCAGCACGTTCCTGTGTGGGGGCCATGGGCGGTGTGAGCGGCGAGACAGTGAAGCTGACACCTACCTGCACCTCAGCCCGGACAGCTTCCAGATCAAGGAAAGGGCAGACGAAGCTGAGGTCCAGGGCACAGACCTCCATGTGATTGGGACCTTCACTCCGCGGGACGAGAGCCGTTTCCAGGAGCACTTCCGATGCCGGTGTTTCCGGGGATGGTTTGGCCGGCAGTGTAATCTGGGCAAGAATGTTGGCCCTGGCACCTTGCCCTCCACCCTCACCCTGCTGTTATCTTTGCTCTCACTGGCGATGTAG